A DNA window from Lutra lutra chromosome 8, mLutLut1.2, whole genome shotgun sequence contains the following coding sequences:
- the PHF21B gene encoding PHD finger protein 21B: MELQSRPEALAVELARHQNGDLKKQLHERQPRIASLSDKQALGAITAVPVTGPQVSSLQRLAGQGAAVLPQVRPKTLIPDSLPITPCRDRPPKQPPTFQKATVVSIKNPSPALPTANNTVSHVPAPGSQPQALAEPAAVASPLSSAGVAYAIISTAPSNAAAIAPSTAVSVVSDSVKVQPLLISADKKVIIIQPQVQTQPESTAEPRPPTEEPSQGAQATKKKEEDRPPSQENPEKIAFMVALGLVTTEHLEEIQSKRQERKRRSTANPAYSGLLETERKRLASNYLNTPLFLTARANEDPCWKSEVVRDEHCAACKRGADLQPCGTCPGAYHLSCLDPPLKTAPKGVWRCPKCQQKALKKDDGVPWTGMLAIVHSYVTHKTVKEEEKQKLLQRGSELQSEHQQLEERDRRLAAAVKKCLELKTSLLAQQRGTQLSLDRLRALLRLIQGGQRLQVTMATTSPAPMLAGPWTKPPAAAMHSALQHPQGHN; the protein is encoded by the exons GCTTTGGGAGCCATCACTGCAGTGCCTGTCACGGGTCCTCAGGTCAGCTCCTTGCAGAGGCTGGCCGGGCAAGGAGCGGCGGTGCTACCTCAG gttAGGCCAAAGACTCTGATTCCAGACAGCCTCCCCATCACCCCATGCCGGGACCGGCCACCCAAGCAGCCCCCGACGTTCCAGAAGGCCACCGTGGTCAGTATCAAgaaccccagcccagccctccccaccgCCAACAACACCGTGAGCCATGTGCCAGCACCCGGcagccagccccaggccctcGCTGAGCCCGCCGCCGTCGCCTCTCCCCTGAGCAGTGCCGGGGTGGCTTACGCCATCATCTCCACCGCCCCCAGCAATGCCGCCGCCATTGCCCCCAGCACCGCGGTGTCTGTGGTCAGCGACAGCGTCAAGGTCCAGCCCCTCCTCATCAGCGCTGACAAGAAG GTCATCATCATCCAGCCTCAGGTGCAGACGCAGCCCGAGAGCACGGCGGAGCCGCGGCCGCCCACAGAGGAGCCATCTCAGGGAGCTCAGGCGaccaaaaagaaggaggaggaccGGCCCCCAAGCCAGGAGAACCCCGAG AAAATCGCCTTCATGGTAGCTCTGGGCCTGGTCACAACGGAGCACTTGGAAG AAATCCAGAGCAAACGCCAAGAGCGGAAGAGAAGAAGCACAGCAAATCCCGCTTACAGTGGCCTCCTGGAGACAGAG AGGAAACGGCTGGCGTCCAACTATCTCAACACCCCCCTGTTCCTCACAGCAAGAG CCAATGAGGACCCCTGCTGGAAG aGTGAGGTCGTCCGTGATGAGCACTGTGCCGCCTGCAAGCGAGGGGCCGACCTGCAGCCCTGCGGCACCTGCCCGGGGGCCTACCACCTCAGCTGCCTGGACCCGCCCCTCAAGACAGCGCCCAAGGGCGTGTGGCGGTGCCCCAAGTGCCAGCAGAAG GCCTTAAAGAAAGACGACGGTGTGCCCTGGACCGGGATGCTGGCCATTGTGCACTCCTACGTCACCCACAAGACGG tcaaggaagaagagaagcagaagctGCTACAGAGAGGCAGTGAGCTACAGAGCGAGCACCAGCAGCTGGAGGAACGGGACCGGCGCCTGGCCGCGGCCGTGAAG AAATGCCTAGAGCTTAAGACGAGCCTGCTGGCCCAGCAGAGGGGCACCCAGTTGTCCTTGGACCGCCTGCGGGCCCTCCTGAGACTGATACAGGGTGGGCAGAGGCTGCAGGTCACCATGGCAACCACCAGCCCTGCCCCGATGCTGGCCGGGCCCTGGACCAAGCCCCCAGCCGCAGCCATGCACTCTGCCCTCCAGCACCCCCAGGGGCACAACTGA